The Christiangramia forsetii KT0803 DNA segment TCGCCAGTTTAGATCAGTCCTTAAAAAGAATGGGGTTGGAATATGTAGACATCTTTTATCACCACCGTCCGGATCCTGAAACCCCTTTGGAAGAAACGATGGGTGCACTGGATCAAATCGTAAGACAGGGAAAAGCTCTTTATGTAGGTATCTCGCAATATAGTGCTGAAGATACTCTTAAAGCTTCTGAAATTTTAAAAGATCTAGGAACGCCATTTCTTATTCATCAACCAAGATATAATATGATGGATCGCTGGGTAGAAAATGGTTTATTAGATACTCTTGAAAAAGTGGGAATTGGAAGTATTGTTTTTTCTCCATTAGAGCAGGGTATTCTCACTTCCAAATATCTTCGTGGGATTCCAGAGGATTCCAGGGCAGCAACTGAAGGCAGCTACCTTGATAAATCGCAAATTACAGATGAAGTTGTTAATCAAATTCAGCAATTAGATAAAATAGCACAAAATCGAGATCAGAGTCTTGCTCAGATGGCAGTTGCGTGGCTTTTAAAAGATAAGCGTGTAACCTCTGTTCTGGTTGGAGTTAGCAAGGTTTCGCAGTTAGAAGATAATATTGAAGCAATTAAAAACCTTCATTTTAATGACACCGAATTAAAGGAAATTAATACTATTTTGAATTATTAAATAGCAGGAACTTCTGGATTTGCTAAATGTATATTTCCAGAAGTTCCGCTTTTTCTGCATCTATTGCAATAATATCGGCAAAAGCCGGTATTAATAAGCTCTCCCCTTTTTTTAAAATTTCAGAATTAGAATCAAGTGTTATCTTAGCAAC contains these protein-coding regions:
- the mgrA gene encoding L-glyceraldehyde 3-phosphate reductase, with product MNQYIAQKDRYDKMQYRRCGKSGIKLPLLSLGLWHNFGDQDDFENSRNLLRKAFDNGITHFDLANNYGPPYGSAEKNFGKIFQEDFKDYRDQLIISTKAGWDMWPGPHGNFGSRKYLIASLDQSLKRMGLEYVDIFYHHRPDPETPLEETMGALDQIVRQGKALYVGISQYSAEDTLKASEILKDLGTPFLIHQPRYNMMDRWVENGLLDTLEKVGIGSIVFSPLEQGILTSKYLRGIPEDSRAATEGSYLDKSQITDEVVNQIQQLDKIAQNRDQSLAQMAVAWLLKDKRVTSVLVGVSKVSQLEDNIEAIKNLHFNDTELKEINTILNY